A stretch of Stenotrophomonas indicatrix DNA encodes these proteins:
- a CDS encoding penicillin acylase family protein, protein MRRTWRWILGVLVAIVLLAVLVLWLLLRGSLAELDGERPLPGLATKVTVERDALGVVTITAGNKADALRALGRVHAQERYFEMDLMRRSAAGELSALFGAKAIEADKRMRVHRLRARTEAHLQDALGSDPAAVRAYVDGVNQGLGSLAVRPWAYLLLRQAPQPWQASDSVLAGLAMYADLQDPSNQSELALERIRAVVPPALYALLAHDGSEWDAPLAGAARGNAPLPDASQLDLRTLKAATGATAEDADAVGSNNFAVAGALTADGRAIVADDMHLGLRAPSLWFRVRLRYPDPQAAGGQVDVSGFSLPGVPAVIVGSNGHVAWGFTNSYIDTADFRTEPADAAVTVHEERIVVAGGADVRFPVRETAWGPILHTHADGSGDALRWVAQLPGAVRMDFADMARAADLDQALQIADHAGIPAQNLVLGDRSGRIAWRLIGARPDRGPGCTPLGFNDNHRNPGCAPWPIRSDAAPSLVDPASHRLWTANSRVVDEATLATVGNGGYDLGARGRQIRDLLATQEHFDEHDLLAIQLDDRAVFLQRWWVLLHQVVEHSDDPALKRLGTASSHWDGRAAIDSVSYRVVREFRTQVLDTLTDALLAPARAPLGEDFLAPRLAQLEGVAWPMLQQRPANLLPPAYTSWDALLADAARRTEAELSAQGPLAHRSWGERNTAAICHPVARALPAFASRWLCMPADPLPGDRDMPRVQTPAFGASQRMVVSPGHEGDGIVHMPGGQSGHPLSPYWGAGHEDWVHGRPTPFLPGKAQHTLTLIPAR, encoded by the coding sequence ATGCGTCGTACGTGGCGGTGGATTCTGGGTGTGCTGGTGGCAATCGTGCTGCTCGCGGTGCTGGTCCTGTGGTTGCTGCTGCGCGGCAGCCTGGCCGAACTGGACGGCGAGCGCCCGTTGCCCGGGCTGGCCACCAAGGTCACCGTGGAGCGCGATGCGCTGGGGGTGGTCACCATCACCGCCGGCAACAAGGCTGATGCCCTGCGGGCGCTCGGCCGTGTTCACGCGCAGGAACGTTATTTCGAAATGGACCTGATGCGGCGCAGTGCCGCGGGTGAACTGTCCGCCCTGTTCGGGGCGAAGGCGATCGAAGCCGACAAGCGCATGCGCGTACACCGCCTGCGCGCGCGCACCGAGGCCCATCTGCAGGACGCACTGGGCAGCGACCCTGCGGCCGTGCGCGCCTATGTGGACGGGGTCAACCAGGGCCTGGGCAGCCTGGCGGTACGGCCATGGGCCTACCTGCTGCTGCGGCAGGCGCCCCAACCGTGGCAGGCCAGCGACAGCGTGCTGGCAGGCCTGGCCATGTACGCCGACCTGCAGGACCCCAGCAACCAGTCCGAACTGGCCCTGGAGCGCATCCGCGCGGTGGTGCCGCCAGCACTGTATGCGCTGCTGGCGCACGACGGCAGCGAGTGGGATGCGCCGCTGGCCGGCGCTGCCCGTGGCAACGCCCCCCTGCCTGATGCCAGCCAGCTTGACCTGCGCACGCTGAAGGCCGCGACCGGCGCGACTGCCGAGGATGCCGACGCGGTCGGCAGCAACAATTTCGCCGTGGCCGGCGCGCTGACCGCCGATGGCCGTGCGATCGTCGCCGACGACATGCACCTGGGCCTGCGCGCTCCCAGCCTGTGGTTCCGTGTGCGCCTGCGCTACCCCGATCCACAGGCCGCGGGTGGCCAGGTCGACGTCAGCGGATTCTCGCTGCCGGGCGTGCCGGCGGTGATTGTCGGCAGCAACGGCCACGTGGCCTGGGGCTTCACCAACAGCTATATCGACACTGCCGACTTCCGCACCGAGCCAGCGGACGCTGCAGTGACCGTGCACGAGGAACGGATCGTCGTTGCCGGCGGTGCCGACGTGCGTTTCCCGGTGCGCGAAACCGCGTGGGGACCGATCCTGCACACCCACGCCGATGGCAGCGGCGACGCCTTGCGCTGGGTCGCGCAGTTGCCGGGCGCGGTGCGCATGGACTTCGCCGACATGGCACGGGCCGCCGATCTGGACCAGGCCCTGCAGATTGCCGACCATGCCGGCATTCCCGCGCAGAACCTGGTGCTCGGCGACCGCAGCGGGCGTATCGCGTGGCGCCTGATCGGCGCGCGGCCTGACCGTGGCCCGGGCTGTACACCGCTGGGCTTCAATGACAATCACCGCAACCCGGGCTGCGCACCGTGGCCGATCCGCAGCGACGCCGCGCCGAGCCTGGTCGACCCCGCCTCGCATCGGCTGTGGACGGCCAACAGCCGCGTGGTGGACGAGGCGACGCTGGCCACGGTCGGCAATGGCGGCTACGACCTCGGCGCGCGCGGACGGCAGATCCGCGACCTGCTGGCCACGCAGGAGCATTTCGACGAGCACGACCTGCTGGCGATCCAGCTCGACGACCGCGCGGTGTTCCTGCAGCGCTGGTGGGTGCTGCTGCACCAGGTGGTCGAGCACAGCGACGATCCGGCACTGAAGCGGTTGGGCACGGCCAGCAGCCATTGGGACGGGCGCGCCGCGATCGATTCGGTCAGCTACCGGGTGGTGCGCGAGTTCCGCACACAGGTACTCGACACGTTGACCGATGCGCTGCTGGCACCGGCCCGGGCACCGCTGGGCGAGGATTTCCTGGCACCGCGCCTGGCGCAGCTGGAAGGCGTGGCCTGGCCGATGCTGCAGCAACGCCCGGCCAACCTGCTGCCACCCGCCTACACGAGCTGGGATGCACTGCTGGCCGATGCGGCGCGCCGTACCGAAGCGGAGCTGTCCGCGCAGGGGCCGCTGGCGCACCGCAGCTGGGGCGAGCGCAATACCGCAGCGATCTGCCATCCGGTCGCGCGCGCCCTGCCCGCCTTCGCCAGCCGCTGGTTGTGCATGCCGGCCGATCCCCTGCCCGGCGACCGTGACATGCCGCGTGTACAGACGCCGGCGTTCGGCGCCTCGCAGCGCATGGTGGTCTCGCCCGGACACGAGGGCGATGGCATCGTGCACATGCCGGGTGGGCAGAGCGGCCATCCGCTGTCGCCGTACTGGGGCGCCGGACATGAGGACTGGGTGCATGGCCGCCCCACCCCGTTCCTGCCCGGCAAGGCGCAGCACACGTTGACGCTGATACCGGCCAGGTAA
- the bfr gene encoding bacterioferritin yields MKGNPDVIACLKELLRGELAARDQYFIHSRRYEDQGLFALYERLNHEMEEETQHADALLRRILFLGGDPDMRPHATEPGKTVEEMLRKDLDTEYAVRNNLAAGMKLCEEKGDYVSRDMLLAQLKDTEEDHAWWLEQQLGLIKRIGLELYQLSKIDGSGAPAH; encoded by the coding sequence ATGAAAGGCAACCCGGACGTCATCGCCTGCCTGAAGGAACTGCTGCGCGGCGAACTCGCCGCCCGCGACCAGTACTTCATCCACTCCCGCCGCTACGAGGACCAGGGCCTGTTCGCGCTGTACGAACGCCTGAACCACGAGATGGAGGAAGAGACCCAGCATGCCGACGCGCTGCTGCGCCGGATCCTGTTCCTGGGCGGCGACCCGGACATGCGCCCGCATGCCACCGAGCCCGGCAAGACCGTGGAGGAGATGCTGCGCAAGGACCTGGACACCGAGTACGCGGTGCGCAACAACCTCGCCGCCGGCATGAAGCTGTGCGAGGAGAAGGGCGACTACGTGAGCCGCGACATGCTGCTGGCGCAGTTGAAGGACACCGAGGAAGACCACGCTTGGTGGCTGGAGCAGCAGCTGGGCCTGATCAAGCGCATCGGCCTGGAGCTGTACCAGCTGAGCAAGATCGACGGCAGCGGCGCCCCGGCGCACTGA
- the parC gene encoding DNA topoisomerase IV subunit A has translation MTDLARPVFHGFEQLPLREYAERAYLDYSMYVVLDRALPFIGDGLKPVQRRIIYSMSELGLNAASKPKKSARTVGDVIGKYHPHGDSACYEALVLMAQPFSYRYPLIEGQGNFGSSDDPKSFAAMRYTESKLTPIAEVLLGELGQGTTDWAPNFDGTLQEPTWMPARLPHLLLNGTTGIAVGMATDVPPHNLNEIVSALLHLLDDPDASVRDLCEHVKGPDYPSNAEIITPANDLRNMYETGNGSVRARATYIKEAHNVVVTALPFQVSPSKVIEQIAAQMRAKKLPWLEDIRDESDHANPVRVVLVPRSNRVDAEQLMGHLFATTDMERSYRVNLNVIGLDGRPQVKNLKTLLSEWLAFRSSTVTRRLQHRLQKVERRLHLLEGLLVAFLNLDEVIHIIRTEDEPKAALIARFGLSEDQAEYILETKLKQLARLEEMKIRGEQDELAKERDKILSILDSKAKLKKLIRDELQADAKKFGDERRSPLVQRQAAQAIDETELVPSEPMTVVMSEKGWIRAAKGHDIDASTLSYRDGDALQGAVRARSTQQVAFLDSEGRAYSTPVHTLPSARGNGEPLTGRFSPAAGTSFVTLASAEPDTRFVLASTHGYGFVTRFENLIGRNKAGKAMLNLSAGSSVLTPSVVANVATDRIVAVTSSGNLLAIAANDLPELDKGKGNKIIEIPKAKLATERVVAIVAISPGQTLQVRSGQRTMGLKFNELDAYLGARATRGHLLPRGWQKVEGLSVE, from the coding sequence ATGACCGATCTTGCCCGCCCCGTGTTCCACGGTTTCGAACAACTGCCGCTGCGCGAGTACGCCGAACGCGCCTACCTCGACTACTCGATGTACGTGGTCCTGGATCGCGCCCTGCCGTTCATCGGCGACGGCCTGAAGCCCGTGCAGCGCCGCATCATCTATTCGATGAGCGAGCTGGGCCTGAATGCCGCGTCCAAGCCGAAGAAGTCCGCACGCACCGTCGGTGACGTCATCGGTAAATACCACCCGCATGGCGACAGCGCGTGCTACGAAGCGCTGGTGCTGATGGCACAGCCGTTCTCGTACCGTTATCCGCTGATCGAAGGCCAGGGCAACTTCGGTTCCAGCGACGATCCGAAGTCGTTCGCGGCGATGCGTTACACCGAATCTAAGCTGACCCCGATCGCCGAAGTACTGCTGGGCGAACTGGGCCAGGGCACCACCGACTGGGCACCGAACTTCGACGGCACCCTGCAGGAACCGACCTGGATGCCGGCACGCCTGCCGCATCTGCTGCTGAACGGCACCACCGGCATCGCCGTGGGCATGGCCACCGATGTGCCGCCGCACAACCTCAACGAGATCGTCAGCGCGCTGCTGCACCTGCTGGACGATCCGGATGCCAGCGTGCGCGACCTGTGCGAGCACGTGAAGGGTCCGGATTATCCGTCCAACGCCGAGATCATCACCCCGGCCAACGATCTGCGGAACATGTACGAGACCGGCAACGGCAGCGTGCGTGCGCGTGCCACCTACATCAAGGAAGCGCACAACGTGGTGGTCACCGCGTTGCCGTTCCAGGTGTCGCCGTCGAAGGTGATCGAGCAGATCGCCGCGCAGATGCGCGCCAAGAAGCTGCCGTGGCTGGAAGACATCCGCGATGAGTCCGACCATGCCAACCCGGTGCGCGTGGTACTGGTGCCGCGCTCGAACCGCGTCGACGCCGAGCAGTTGATGGGGCACCTGTTCGCCACCACCGACATGGAGCGCAGCTACCGCGTCAACCTCAACGTGATCGGGCTGGACGGCCGTCCGCAGGTGAAGAACCTGAAGACGCTGCTCAGCGAATGGCTGGCATTCCGCAGCAGCACCGTCACCCGCCGCCTGCAGCACCGCCTGCAGAAGGTCGAGCGTCGCCTGCACCTGTTGGAAGGCCTGCTGGTGGCGTTCCTCAACCTGGACGAGGTGATCCACATCATCCGTACCGAGGACGAACCGAAGGCGGCGCTGATCGCACGCTTCGGCCTGTCCGAAGACCAGGCCGAGTACATCCTGGAAACCAAGCTGAAGCAGCTGGCCCGCCTGGAAGAAATGAAGATCCGCGGCGAGCAGGACGAACTGGCCAAGGAGCGCGACAAGATCCTCAGCATCCTCGACAGCAAGGCCAAACTGAAGAAGCTGATCCGCGACGAGCTGCAGGCCGATGCGAAGAAGTTCGGCGACGAGCGCCGCTCGCCGCTGGTGCAGCGCCAGGCCGCGCAGGCCATCGACGAGACCGAGCTGGTGCCGAGCGAGCCGATGACGGTGGTGATGTCCGAGAAGGGCTGGATCCGCGCCGCCAAGGGCCACGACATCGATGCCTCGACCCTGTCCTACCGCGATGGCGATGCGCTGCAGGGTGCAGTGCGTGCGCGCAGCACCCAGCAGGTCGCGTTCCTGGACAGCGAAGGCCGCGCCTACTCCACGCCGGTGCATACCCTGCCCTCGGCACGCGGCAACGGTGAGCCGCTGACCGGCCGCTTCTCGCCAGCTGCGGGCACCAGCTTCGTGACCCTGGCCAGCGCCGAACCGGATACGCGCTTCGTGCTGGCCTCGACCCACGGCTATGGTTTCGTCACCCGCTTCGAGAACCTGATCGGTCGCAACAAGGCCGGCAAGGCGATGCTGAACCTGTCGGCGGGCTCGTCGGTACTGACCCCATCGGTGGTGGCCAACGTCGCTACCGACCGCATCGTCGCGGTGACCAGTTCGGGCAACCTGCTGGCGATCGCCGCCAACGACCTGCCGGAACTGGACAAGGGCAAGGGCAACAAGATCATCGAGATCCCCAAGGCCAAGCTCGCCACCGAACGCGTGGTCGCCATCGTGGCAATCAGCCCCGGCCAGACCCTGCAGGTCCGCAGCGGCCAGCGCACCATGGGCCTGAAGTTCAACGAGCTCGACGCCTATCTGGGCGCCCGCGCCACCCGTGGCCATCTGCTGCCGCGTGGCTGGCAGAAGGTGGAAGGGTTGTCGGTCGAATGA
- a CDS encoding helix-turn-helix domain-containing protein, producing MNVTFKPPPAHVKAGEPGPATLLREEALDWFERNDGPPVIAFRFDSPQGLAREVDWHHHVRAQLICVERGLLTTRTSHGTWSLAPGSAGWMPPAEPHTVHIDGPLRGWGMVLAAPLCAELPADPCVLGISRLAQAVAERICDWPQDYESTSERQHIINVLLDEIRTAPRQRMHLPMPRDRRLLKIASQLLADPADERGLAQWAHWAGLSPRSLTRHFRDETTLSFAQWRQQARLAEALRQLSEGRSVADIAHSLGFSSASAFVTVFRRHFGLPPGRYLARAGHGLEPGLDPARGLASPAASG from the coding sequence ATGAATGTCACATTCAAGCCACCCCCGGCCCACGTGAAGGCGGGAGAACCCGGCCCTGCCACCCTGCTGCGCGAAGAAGCACTGGACTGGTTCGAGCGCAATGACGGCCCGCCGGTCATCGCCTTCCGCTTCGACAGCCCGCAGGGGCTGGCCCGCGAAGTGGACTGGCATCACCACGTCCGCGCGCAGCTGATCTGCGTCGAACGCGGCCTGCTGACCACCCGCACCTCGCATGGCACCTGGTCGCTGGCGCCAGGCTCGGCGGGCTGGATGCCGCCGGCCGAGCCGCATACGGTCCACATCGATGGCCCCCTGCGCGGCTGGGGCATGGTGCTGGCCGCACCGCTGTGCGCCGAACTGCCCGCCGACCCATGCGTGCTGGGCATCTCGCGGTTGGCGCAGGCAGTGGCCGAACGCATCTGTGACTGGCCGCAGGACTACGAAAGCACCAGCGAACGGCAGCACATCATCAACGTGCTGCTGGACGAGATACGCACCGCGCCGCGCCAGCGCATGCACCTGCCGATGCCGCGCGACCGGCGCCTGCTGAAGATCGCCTCGCAGCTGCTGGCCGACCCGGCCGACGAGCGCGGCCTGGCGCAGTGGGCGCATTGGGCCGGCCTGTCGCCGCGCAGCCTGACCCGCCATTTCCGCGACGAGACCACCCTCAGCTTCGCGCAATGGCGCCAGCAGGCGCGGCTGGCCGAGGCGCTGCGGCAGCTCAGCGAGGGTCGCAGCGTGGCTGACATCGCCCACTCACTGGGCTTCAGCAGCGCCAGCGCCTTCGTCACCGTGTTCCGGCGACACTTCGGGCTACCGCCCGGACGCTACCTGGCACGGGCCGGCCACGGCCTGGAACCGGGCCTTGACCCTGCACGCGGCTTGGCATCCCCCGCCGCATCCGGATAA
- the emrR gene encoding multidrug efflux system transcriptional regulator EmrR, whose product MICPATTPPSFGLLLRQVRDGLVRQLDASMAEEDLGIGFTHYIGLKVLSNMAPCTANELAQAIDQVPSAVTRLLDKLEALGCVRREPHAQDRRALQIVLTDEGRALWARLKLRGDAVMDYALRDLSADERTQLLSLLTRIRDSLTTP is encoded by the coding sequence ATGATCTGTCCTGCAACCACTCCCCCCAGCTTCGGCCTGCTGCTGCGCCAGGTGCGCGACGGCCTGGTCCGCCAGCTCGACGCGTCCATGGCCGAAGAAGACCTCGGCATCGGCTTCACCCACTACATCGGGCTGAAGGTGCTCTCGAACATGGCGCCATGCACGGCCAACGAGCTGGCCCAGGCCATCGACCAGGTGCCCAGCGCGGTCACCCGCCTGCTGGACAAGCTGGAAGCGCTCGGTTGCGTGCGCCGTGAGCCGCATGCGCAGGACCGGCGTGCACTGCAGATCGTATTGACCGATGAAGGCCGCGCGCTGTGGGCGCGGTTGAAGCTGCGCGGCGACGCGGTGATGGATTACGCCCTGCGCGATCTGTCCGCCGACGAACGCACGCAGCTGCTGTCCCTCCTGACCCGAATCCGCGATTCCCTGACAACCCCATGA